A single genomic interval of Cherax quadricarinatus isolate ZL_2023a unplaced genomic scaffold, ASM3850222v1 Contig217, whole genome shotgun sequence harbors:
- the LOC138851263 gene encoding uncharacterized protein: MFRHSLQQAENSKFQSAFHAESDSLSPEAATALVLPTTFEKVELSELRRQHLPSSFYKKGSPLSTVVSTTRLLHTAFKKTDPRKSKSSSLQSAFHEDGFQLSSKISTTQVSEQERSQPQSAFIEKGSQLSLGTSTARVLPTVFKTVDLLELRRRQLQSTFHGNDSQLSPEASSPQVLPTAFENVDLLESRSSLLQPAFHENGSQLSPETFTALLPSSALEKVDLPSSRSSQLTSAFHKNIIPLFPEISTARVLPTVLEKVNLHENVKSHFQSAFHEKGSQLSPEASTAQVLPATFEVISSQLENRQLQSAFRKKKFSTVFF, translated from the exons ATGTTCAG GCACTCGCTACAACAGGCTGAGAACTCAAAATTTCAGTCAGCGTTCCATGCGGAGAGTGATTCTCTTTCCCCAGAAGCTGCTACAGCTCTCGTACTACCTACAACTTTTGAAAAAGTGGAATTGTCGGAGTTAAGAAGACAACACCTCCCGTCTAGTTTCTACAAAAAAGGTTCTCCTTTGTCCACTGTTGTTTCCACAACTCGGCTTCTTCATACAGCCTTCAAGAAGACAGACCCACGTAAATCGAAGAGTAGCTCACTGCAGTCTGCTTTTCACGAGGATGGTTTCCAGTTGTCCTCCAAGATTTCCACTACTCAGGTATCTGAGCAGGAGAGAAGTCAACCTCAGTCGGCTTTCATTGAGAAGGGTTCACAGCTGTCCCTTGGAACTTCCACAGCTCGGGTTCTACCTACAGTCTTTAAAACGGTAGATTTACTCGAGTTAAGGAGACGCCAACTTCAATCAACTTTCCATGGGAATGATTCTCAATTGTCCCCAGAAGCTTCCTCACCTCAGGTTCTGCCTACGGCTTTTGAGAATGTGGATCTATTAGAGTCAAGAAGTAGCCTACTTCAGCCAGCTTTCCATGAAAATGGCTCCCAGCTGTCTCCTGAAACTTTCACCGCTCTGCTTCCATCTTCAGCTTTAGAGAAGGTGGACCTACCTTCGTCAAGAAGTAGCCAACTAACGTCAGCTTTCCATAAAAACATTATCCCTCTGTTCCCCGAGATTTCTACCGCACGAGTTCTGCCTACAGTCCTCGAGAAGGTCAACTTACATGAGAATGTAAAAAGTCATTTTCAATCGGCATTCCACGAGAAGGGCTCCCAGCTGTCTCCCGAAGCTTCAACAGCTCAAGTTCTTCCAGCAACTTTTGAAGTGATCTCATCACAGTTAGAGAATCGTCAGCTTCAGTCAGCTTTTCGTAAAAAAAAGTTTTCCACTGTTTTCTTTTAA